From a single Rutidosis leptorrhynchoides isolate AG116_Rl617_1_P2 chromosome 5, CSIRO_AGI_Rlap_v1, whole genome shotgun sequence genomic region:
- the LOC139849047 gene encoding uncharacterized protein, whose translation MKPEKSGRMAKWAIELGEHDIKFQARHSIKAQVLADFMAETTETDEGSDSTFAQIITPPVETKEWKLFIDIASSSDGSGAGLMLINPERQEFTYALCFEFNTTNNEAEYEALLAGLRIAKEMNIEHLQTFVDSQLVANQVRELVESFKSFTIKHVRRSQNKKADALSKLASITFVHLAKEVLVEVLEKRSIEAQEVHDLIIEEENTWMKPIREYLELGILPEDKKEARKIRIKAPSYKMMIGALYRKSFLTPWLQCVRPNQASMIIGEMHEGICGLHSGPRSIVAKILRMGYYWPTMHKDTVTLLRNCEPCQIHTKVQKQPKQEMISVLSACPFSKWGIDLVGPLTKAPGGYKWLVFAIDYFTKWTEARPLSTMTGKHIEKFVWEHIMCRFGIPQEIVLDNGKQFAEVIFPGFCEKLQIKQTFTFVYHPQGNRQVEVTNRDILKGLEKQLGKCHQGWMEELPLVLWAH comes from the exons ATGAAGCCAGAAAAGTCGGGTAGAATGGCCAAATGGGCCATAGAACTCGGGGAACATGACATCAAATTCCAAGCTCGTCATTCAATTAAAGCCCAAGTGTTAGCAGACTTCATGGCAGAAACAACGGAGACAGACGAAGGGAGTGACTCTACCTTCGCACAAATTATCACTCCGCCTGTTGAAACGAAGGAATGGAAATTGTTCATCGACATAGCTTCTAGCTCTGATGGCTCAGGGGCAGGGCTTATGTTAATTAACCCAGAACGGCAAGAGTTTACTTATGCGCTATGCTTCGAATTCAACACAACtaacaatgaagcagaatatgaagCTCTTCTCGCCGGGCTCAGAATAGCGAAAGAGATGAACATTGAGCATTTGCAAACCTTTGTAGATTCCCAACTTGTTGCTAACCAG GTCAGGGAACTAGTAGAAAGCTTCAAAAGCTTCACAATTAAACATGTGAGAAGGAGTCAAAACAAGAAAGCAGATGCCCTGAGCAAATTAGCTTCTATCACCTTCGTGCACCTGGCAAAAGAAGTATTGGTTGAAGTGTTAGAAAAAAGGTCCATCGAAGCTCAGGAAGTCCATGACTTAATCATTGAAGAAGAAAACACATGGATGAAGCCAATAAGGGAATACTTGGAACTCGGAATTCTACCCGAAGATAAAAAGGAAGCACGAAAGATCCGGATCAAAGCACCGTCATACAAAATGATGATCGGAGCCCTGTACAGAAAATCTTTCCTTACCCCATGGCTTCAATGTGTCAGACCAAACCAAGCTTCGATGATCATCGGAGAAATGCATGAAGGTATATGTGGACTTCATTCCGGACCAAGGTCAATCGTGGCAAAGATACTAAGGATGGGGTATTACTGGCCAACCATGCACAAAGATACTGTCACGCTCTTACGAAACTGTGAGCCATGTCAGATCCACACTAAAGTTCAAAAACAGCCAAAGCAAGAGATGATATCGGTGCTATCAGCATGTCCTTTTTCAAAATGGGGCATAGATCTAGTAGGTCCACTCACCAAGGCCCCGGGAGGCTACAAATGGTTGGTATTTGCTATAGACTACTTCACAAAGTGGACAGAAGCAAGACCACTAAGCACCATGACGGGGAAACATATAGAAAAATTCGTCTGGGAACACATCATGTGTCGGTTTGGGATACCCCAAGAAATCGTTTTGGATAATGGTAAACAATTCGCTGAAGTTATCTTCCCGGGGTTCTGCGAGAAACTGCAGATAAAGCAAACCTTCACTTTCGTATACCATCCACAAGGTAACAGACAGGTTGAAGTAACCAATAGGGATATCTTAAAAGGCCTCGAGAAGCAATTGGGTAAATGCCACCAAGGATGGATGGAAGAACTCCCCCTAGTTCTATGGGCACACTGA